A stretch of the Paramormyrops kingsleyae isolate MSU_618 chromosome 16, PKINGS_0.4, whole genome shotgun sequence genome encodes the following:
- the LOC111849078 gene encoding R3H domain-containing protein 1 isoform X3, producing the protein MQRDGPVCRCALVIAALCDCAQASGAVPVVMARLSVVARVCPRVPACARVCPCVPVCARLSDSPFSLIATAQQPALKPGQVEDRLKSNAKLKLVRSLAVCEEPSPPPSAERAQGLQDKIQIHFSQPVEKSEPPIRDKDEKGKNTEEWEKASRRMLSRDSSQEYTDSTGIDLHEFLVNTLQNNPRDRMMLLKLEHDILDFISNESQRRKFPPMTSYHRMLLHRVAAYFGLEHNVDPTGKSVIINKTSSTRIPDQKFSEHIKDDKTDDFQKRYILKRDNASLDRDDGMMRMRLKDDRRSKSIEEREEEYQRARDRIFAQDGTEAFPLDRRIQENEITNGTQQRRQIFRLKDGRSASSRQSSSENEPRYSELRPWSSTDSDSSGRILKPAMTKAGSFSGISVLIRGDSSGSSRGAGRLSKTGSESSGSIGSSTGSLCRSQLPAAPILGRTAILPTPGAGGSVCCEEGRPGLAVAPASTGYYLLQPAGMPPGSVLVNPHTAGQPPLNPDRSTVMYSPTVLQPRARLHQPLPHPHQPTHHMLPQPMRPLQPSAQPAQCPAISYPTQLLPAPPNQQNTVDSLGPQFGHLSLGRQLSSEGPDGHAATYPAPLVLHAPQAGGYMGGVPPQPVQQPLPPFPQGYMQQQPPMQQVPACYCAPAQFSHPAQPYRTTTPVHYSGSQSQSLIQPSQQSGCQTVMPNQPHGYQSVVAMQPPPGQNLAGCQPSNMGSQMQGMLLHYPSAPSYQVPVPQQTVVLPGQSGQGIVPSPSVQVYYSVLPAAQQSTISSSLGFPPCPQQMEPTTFPRTPPACGGQQHPPEQQRAGGSAQHAASVVMLHLALPPSHQPQPHSPPHWKCNKHHSLDYQRGPKLTEFAAVDTLQSSPPLGSPASSPTQSPGPAHISSIKSVRPGLVPIPIMPQFTQGFVPGQGDVRYPLLGQPLQYNAPVCPPLLAGPHVVLNHQGPTGVRQGGRGKKPPRRAVSTDLSVGEAVNGRILELVSRKEAKALLSSL; encoded by the exons ATGCAGCGCGATGGCCCAGTTTGCAGATGCGCCCTCGTTATAGCTGCGTTATGTGATTGTGCGCAGGCCTCCGGGGCGGTTCCTGTAGTCATGGCGAGGCTGTCGGTGGTGGCCCGCGTGTGCCCGCGTGTGCCCGCGTGTGCCCGCGTGTGCCCGTGTGTGCCCGTGTGTGCCCGGCTCTCAGACTCCCCGTTCTCTCTCATTGCCACCGCTCAGCAGCCCGCGCTGAAGCCCGGACAGGTGGAAGACAGGCTGAAG TCTAACGCAAAGTTAAAGTTAGTTCGGAGCCTGGCCGTGTGTGAAGAGCCGTCTCCTCCCCCTAGCGCAGAACGGGCCCAAGGACTCCAG GATAAAATTCAGATCCACTTCTCCCAACCGGTTGAAAAAAGTGAGCCACCCATCAGAGACAAAGATGAGAaggggaagaacacagaagaaTGGGAGAAAGCCTCACGGAGGATGCTCTCCAGag ATTCCAGTCAGGAATACACAGACTCAACTGGTATCGATCTCCATGAGTTCCTAGTAAACACTTTACAAAATAACCCCAG GGACAGAATGATGCTGCTAAAGTTGGAGCATGACATCCTGGATTTCATCAGCAACGA AAGCCAGAGGAGGAAATTCCCCCCTATGACATCGTACCACAGGATGCTGTTGCACAGGGTGGCCGCCTACTTCGGGTTAGAGCACAACGTGGACCCAACAGGGAAGTCTGTCATCATCAATAAAACCAGCAGTACCCGAAT aCCTGATCAAAAGTTTTCAGAGCACATCAAAGATGATAAGACCGATGACTTCCAGAAGCGGTACATCCTCAAGAGGGACAATGCCAGCCTCGACCGGGACGACGGCATG ATGCGCATGCGGCTAAAGGACGACCGCAGAAGCAAATCCATAGAGGAGCGTGAGGAGGAGTACCAGCGGGCAAGAGACAGGATATTCGCACAAGAT GGTACCGAGGCCTTCCCACTAGACAGGAG GATCCAGGAGAATGAAATCACTAACGGCACGCAACAGAGACGCCAGATTTTTAG GCTGAAGGACGGACGGTCGGCCAGCAGCCGGCAGAGCAGCTCCGAAAATGAGCCTCGGTACTCAGAGCTGCGGCCCTGGAGCAGTACGGACTCCGACAGTTCGGGCCGCATTCTGAAGCCGGCCATGACCAAGGCCGGCAGCTTCAGTGGCATCTCGGTACTGATCCGGGGTGACAGCTCAGGCAGCAGCAGGGGTGCCGGCCGGCTCTCCAAGACAG GTTCAGAGTCTTCTGGTAGTATAGGGTCATCCACGGGGTCGCTCTGTCGCTCTCAGCTGCCGGCCGCCCCCATCCTGGGCCGGACTGCCATACTTCCCACTCCCGGTGCCGGTGGCTCTGTGTGCTGTGAGGAAGGCAGGCCCGGCCTGGCTGTGGCTCCGGCTAGCACTGGCTACTATTTGCTTCAGCCAGCAGGGATGCCACCTGGCAGTGTTCTGGTGAACCCGCACACAG CAGGACAGCCCCCCCTGAACCCCGACCGCAGCACCGTGATGTACAGCCCCACTGTGCTCCAGCCACGAGCCCGGCTCCACCAGCCCCTGCCCCATCCGCATCAGCCGACGCACCACATGCTCCCGCAG CCTATGCGCCCACTGCAGCCATCAGCGCAGCCTGCCCAGTGCCCGGCCATCTCGTACCCCACTCAGCTCCTACCTGCCCCCCCTAACCAGCAAAACACTGTG GACAGCCTGGGTCCCCAGTTCGGCCACTTGAGCCTGGGTCGGCAACTGTCCTCCGAGGGGCCGGACGGCCATGCCGCCACGTACCCAGCCCCGCTGGTGCTCCATGCCCCCCAGGCAGGGGGCTACATGGGGGGTGTTCCCCCACAGCCTGTgcagcagcctctgccaccATTTCCGCAGGGATACATGCAGCAGCAGCCACCCATGCAGCAG GTGCCAGCATGCTATTGCGCTCCAGCCCAGTTCTCACACCCAGCCCAGCCGTACCGCACCACCACCCCCGTGCACTACAGCGGGTCGCAGAGCCAGAGCCTGATCCAGCCCAGCCAGCAGTCAG GCTGTCAGACTGTGATGCCAAACCAGCCCCATGGCTACCAGAGTGTGGTGGCGATGCAGCCTCCCCCGGGCCAGAACCTCGCCGGCTGCCAGCCCAGCAATATGGGAAGCCAGATGCAAGGCATGCTGCTGCACTATCCGTCTGCGCCGTCCTATCAG GTGCCTGTGCCCCAGCAGACAGTGGTCCTTCCCGGGCAGTCAGGCCAGGGGATTGTGCCCTCGCCCAGCGTGCAAGTGTACTACAGCGTGCTGCCGGCCGCCCAGCAGAGCACCATCAG CTCCTCGCTGGGCTTCCCGCCGTGTCCCCAGCAGATGGAGCCGACGACGTTCCCGCGGACCCCCCCAGCCTGTGGCGGGCAGCAGCACCCCCCCGAGCAGCAGCGCGCAG GTGGCTCCGCCCAACACGCAGCCAGTGTGGTCATGCTGCACCTAGCCCTGCCCCCAAGTCACCAGCCTCAGCCCCACTCGCCCCCTCACTGGAAATGCAACAAGCACCACAGCTTGGACTACCAGAGGGGCCCCAAACTCACAGAGTTCGCAGCTGTGGACACTTTGCAG AGCAGTCCCCCGCTGGGCAGCCCCGCCTCCTCTCCCACCCAGTCACCCGGCCCCGCCCACATCAGCAGCATCAAGAGTGTCCGTCCCGGCCTGGTCCCCATACCCATCATGCCCCAGTTTACCCAAGGCTTTGTCCCAGGACAGG GTGATGTGAGGTACCCCCTGCTGGGCCAGCCCCTCCAGTATAATGCCCCCGTGTGCCCCCCTTTACTGGCTGGCCCCCATGTGGTTCTAAACCACCAG GGTCCCACGGGAGTCCGGCAGGGCGGCAGGGGGAAGAAGCCACCGAGGAGGGCAGTGTCTACAGATCTCAGTGTAGGTGAAGCAG TGAACGGGCGCATCCTGGAGCTGGTGAGTCGTAAAGAGGCAAAGGCACTACTCAGCAGCCTGTGA
- the LOC111849078 gene encoding R3H domain-containing protein 1 isoform X10 — MQRDGPVCRCALVIAALCDCAQASGAVPVVMARLSVVARVCPRVPACARVCPCVPVCARLSDSPFSLIATAQQPALKPGQVEDRLKSNAKLKLVRSLAVCEEPSPPPSAERAQGLQDKIQIHFSQPVEKSEPPIRDKDEKGKNTEEWEKASRRMLSRDSSQEYTDSTGIDLHEFLVNTLQNNPRDRMMLLKLEHDILDFISNESQRRKFPPMTSYHRMLLHRVAAYFGLEHNVDPTGKSVIINKTSSTRIPDQKFSEHIKDDKTDDFQKRYILKRDNASLDRDDGMMRMRLKDDRRSKSIEEREEEYQRARDRIFAQDGTEAFPLDRRIQENEITNGTQQRRQIFRLKDGRSASSRQSSSENEPRYSELRPWSSTDSDSSGRILKPAMTKAGSFSGISVLIRGDSSGSSRGAGRLSKTGSESSGSIGSSTGSLCRSQLPAAPILGRTAILPTPGAGGSVCCEEGRPGLAVAPASTGYYLLQPAGMPPGSVLVNPHTGQPPLNPDRSTVMYSPTVLQPRARLHQPLPHPHQPTHHMLPQDSLGPQFGHLSLGRQLSSEGPDGHAATYPAPLVLHAPQAGGYMGGVPPQPVQQPLPPFPQGYMQQQPPMQQVPACYCAPAQFSHPAQPYRTTTPVHYSGSQSQSLIQPSQQSGCQTVMPNQPHGYQSVVAMQPPPGQNLAGCQPSNMGSQMQGMLLHYPSAPSYQVPVPQQTVVLPGQSGQGIVPSPSVQVYYSVLPAAQQSTISSSLGFPPCPQQMEPTTFPRTPPACGGQQHPPEQQRAGGSAQHAASVVMLHLALPPSHQPQPHSPPHWKCNKHHSLDYQRGPKLTEFAAVDTLQSSPPLGSPASSPTQSPGPAHISSIKSVRPGLVPIPIMPQFTQGFVPGQGDVRYPLLGQPLQYNAPVCPPLLAGPHVVLNHQQGPTGVRQGGRGKKPPRRAVSTDLSVGEAVNGRILELVSRKEAKALLSSL, encoded by the exons ATGCAGCGCGATGGCCCAGTTTGCAGATGCGCCCTCGTTATAGCTGCGTTATGTGATTGTGCGCAGGCCTCCGGGGCGGTTCCTGTAGTCATGGCGAGGCTGTCGGTGGTGGCCCGCGTGTGCCCGCGTGTGCCCGCGTGTGCCCGCGTGTGCCCGTGTGTGCCCGTGTGTGCCCGGCTCTCAGACTCCCCGTTCTCTCTCATTGCCACCGCTCAGCAGCCCGCGCTGAAGCCCGGACAGGTGGAAGACAGGCTGAAG TCTAACGCAAAGTTAAAGTTAGTTCGGAGCCTGGCCGTGTGTGAAGAGCCGTCTCCTCCCCCTAGCGCAGAACGGGCCCAAGGACTCCAG GATAAAATTCAGATCCACTTCTCCCAACCGGTTGAAAAAAGTGAGCCACCCATCAGAGACAAAGATGAGAaggggaagaacacagaagaaTGGGAGAAAGCCTCACGGAGGATGCTCTCCAGag ATTCCAGTCAGGAATACACAGACTCAACTGGTATCGATCTCCATGAGTTCCTAGTAAACACTTTACAAAATAACCCCAG GGACAGAATGATGCTGCTAAAGTTGGAGCATGACATCCTGGATTTCATCAGCAACGA AAGCCAGAGGAGGAAATTCCCCCCTATGACATCGTACCACAGGATGCTGTTGCACAGGGTGGCCGCCTACTTCGGGTTAGAGCACAACGTGGACCCAACAGGGAAGTCTGTCATCATCAATAAAACCAGCAGTACCCGAAT aCCTGATCAAAAGTTTTCAGAGCACATCAAAGATGATAAGACCGATGACTTCCAGAAGCGGTACATCCTCAAGAGGGACAATGCCAGCCTCGACCGGGACGACGGCATG ATGCGCATGCGGCTAAAGGACGACCGCAGAAGCAAATCCATAGAGGAGCGTGAGGAGGAGTACCAGCGGGCAAGAGACAGGATATTCGCACAAGAT GGTACCGAGGCCTTCCCACTAGACAGGAG GATCCAGGAGAATGAAATCACTAACGGCACGCAACAGAGACGCCAGATTTTTAG GCTGAAGGACGGACGGTCGGCCAGCAGCCGGCAGAGCAGCTCCGAAAATGAGCCTCGGTACTCAGAGCTGCGGCCCTGGAGCAGTACGGACTCCGACAGTTCGGGCCGCATTCTGAAGCCGGCCATGACCAAGGCCGGCAGCTTCAGTGGCATCTCGGTACTGATCCGGGGTGACAGCTCAGGCAGCAGCAGGGGTGCCGGCCGGCTCTCCAAGACAG GTTCAGAGTCTTCTGGTAGTATAGGGTCATCCACGGGGTCGCTCTGTCGCTCTCAGCTGCCGGCCGCCCCCATCCTGGGCCGGACTGCCATACTTCCCACTCCCGGTGCCGGTGGCTCTGTGTGCTGTGAGGAAGGCAGGCCCGGCCTGGCTGTGGCTCCGGCTAGCACTGGCTACTATTTGCTTCAGCCAGCAGGGATGCCACCTGGCAGTGTTCTGGTGAACCCGCACACAG GACAGCCCCCCCTGAACCCCGACCGCAGCACCGTGATGTACAGCCCCACTGTGCTCCAGCCACGAGCCCGGCTCCACCAGCCCCTGCCCCATCCGCATCAGCCGACGCACCACATGCTCCCGCAG GACAGCCTGGGTCCCCAGTTCGGCCACTTGAGCCTGGGTCGGCAACTGTCCTCCGAGGGGCCGGACGGCCATGCCGCCACGTACCCAGCCCCGCTGGTGCTCCATGCCCCCCAGGCAGGGGGCTACATGGGGGGTGTTCCCCCACAGCCTGTgcagcagcctctgccaccATTTCCGCAGGGATACATGCAGCAGCAGCCACCCATGCAGCAG GTGCCAGCATGCTATTGCGCTCCAGCCCAGTTCTCACACCCAGCCCAGCCGTACCGCACCACCACCCCCGTGCACTACAGCGGGTCGCAGAGCCAGAGCCTGATCCAGCCCAGCCAGCAGTCAG GCTGTCAGACTGTGATGCCAAACCAGCCCCATGGCTACCAGAGTGTGGTGGCGATGCAGCCTCCCCCGGGCCAGAACCTCGCCGGCTGCCAGCCCAGCAATATGGGAAGCCAGATGCAAGGCATGCTGCTGCACTATCCGTCTGCGCCGTCCTATCAG GTGCCTGTGCCCCAGCAGACAGTGGTCCTTCCCGGGCAGTCAGGCCAGGGGATTGTGCCCTCGCCCAGCGTGCAAGTGTACTACAGCGTGCTGCCGGCCGCCCAGCAGAGCACCATCAG CTCCTCGCTGGGCTTCCCGCCGTGTCCCCAGCAGATGGAGCCGACGACGTTCCCGCGGACCCCCCCAGCCTGTGGCGGGCAGCAGCACCCCCCCGAGCAGCAGCGCGCAG GTGGCTCCGCCCAACACGCAGCCAGTGTGGTCATGCTGCACCTAGCCCTGCCCCCAAGTCACCAGCCTCAGCCCCACTCGCCCCCTCACTGGAAATGCAACAAGCACCACAGCTTGGACTACCAGAGGGGCCCCAAACTCACAGAGTTCGCAGCTGTGGACACTTTGCAG AGCAGTCCCCCGCTGGGCAGCCCCGCCTCCTCTCCCACCCAGTCACCCGGCCCCGCCCACATCAGCAGCATCAAGAGTGTCCGTCCCGGCCTGGTCCCCATACCCATCATGCCCCAGTTTACCCAAGGCTTTGTCCCAGGACAGG GTGATGTGAGGTACCCCCTGCTGGGCCAGCCCCTCCAGTATAATGCCCCCGTGTGCCCCCCTTTACTGGCTGGCCCCCATGTGGTTCTAAACCACCAG CAGGGTCCCACGGGAGTCCGGCAGGGCGGCAGGGGGAAGAAGCCACCGAGGAGGGCAGTGTCTACAGATCTCAGTGTAGGTGAAGCAG TGAACGGGCGCATCCTGGAGCTGGTGAGTCGTAAAGAGGCAAAGGCACTACTCAGCAGCCTGTGA
- the LOC111849078 gene encoding R3H domain-containing protein 1 isoform X7: MQRDGPVCRCALVIAALCDCAQASGAVPVVMARLSVVARVCPRVPACARVCPCVPVCARLSDSPFSLIATAQQPALKPGQVEDRLKSNAKLKLVRSLAVCEEPSPPPSAERAQGLQDKIQIHFSQPVEKSEPPIRDKDEKGKNTEEWEKASRRMLSRDSSQEYTDSTGIDLHEFLVNTLQNNPRDRMMLLKLEHDILDFISNESQRRKFPPMTSYHRMLLHRVAAYFGLEHNVDPTGKSVIINKTSSTRIPDQKFSEHIKDDKTDDFQKRYILKRDNASLDRDDGMMRMRLKDDRRSKSIEEREEEYQRARDRIFAQDGTEAFPLDRRIQENEITNGTQQRRQIFRLKDGRSASSRQSSSENEPRYSELRPWSSTDSDSSGRILKPAMTKAGSFSGISVLIRGDSSGSSRGAGRLSKTGSESSGSIGSSTGSLCRSQLPAAPILGRTAILPTPGAGGSVCCEEGRPGLAVAPASTGYYLLQPAGMPPGSVLVNPHTAGQPPLNPDRSTVMYSPTVLQPRARLHQPLPHPHQPTHHMLPQPMRPLQPSAQPAQCPAISYPTQLLPAPPNQQNTVDSLGPQFGHLSLGRQLSSEGPDGHAATYPAPLVLHAPQAGGYMGGVPPQPVQQPLPPFPQGYMQQQPPMQQVPACYCAPAQFSHPAQPYRTTTPVHYSGSQSQSLIQPSQQSGCQTVMPNQPHGYQSVVAMQPPPGQNLAGCQPSNMGSQMQGMLLHYPSAPSYQVPVPQQTVVLPGQSGQGIVPSPSVQVYYSVLPAAQQSTISSSLGFPPCPQQMEPTTFPRTPPACGGQQHPPEQQRAGGSAQHAASVVMLHLALPPSHQPQPHSPPHWKCNKHHSLDYQRGPKLTEFAAVDTLQSSPPLGSPASSPTQSPGPAHISSIKSVRPGLVPIPIMPQFTQGFVPGQGDVRYPLLGQPLQYNAPVCPPLLAGPHVVLNHQQGPTGVRQGGRGKKPPRRAVSTDLS; encoded by the exons ATGCAGCGCGATGGCCCAGTTTGCAGATGCGCCCTCGTTATAGCTGCGTTATGTGATTGTGCGCAGGCCTCCGGGGCGGTTCCTGTAGTCATGGCGAGGCTGTCGGTGGTGGCCCGCGTGTGCCCGCGTGTGCCCGCGTGTGCCCGCGTGTGCCCGTGTGTGCCCGTGTGTGCCCGGCTCTCAGACTCCCCGTTCTCTCTCATTGCCACCGCTCAGCAGCCCGCGCTGAAGCCCGGACAGGTGGAAGACAGGCTGAAG TCTAACGCAAAGTTAAAGTTAGTTCGGAGCCTGGCCGTGTGTGAAGAGCCGTCTCCTCCCCCTAGCGCAGAACGGGCCCAAGGACTCCAG GATAAAATTCAGATCCACTTCTCCCAACCGGTTGAAAAAAGTGAGCCACCCATCAGAGACAAAGATGAGAaggggaagaacacagaagaaTGGGAGAAAGCCTCACGGAGGATGCTCTCCAGag ATTCCAGTCAGGAATACACAGACTCAACTGGTATCGATCTCCATGAGTTCCTAGTAAACACTTTACAAAATAACCCCAG GGACAGAATGATGCTGCTAAAGTTGGAGCATGACATCCTGGATTTCATCAGCAACGA AAGCCAGAGGAGGAAATTCCCCCCTATGACATCGTACCACAGGATGCTGTTGCACAGGGTGGCCGCCTACTTCGGGTTAGAGCACAACGTGGACCCAACAGGGAAGTCTGTCATCATCAATAAAACCAGCAGTACCCGAAT aCCTGATCAAAAGTTTTCAGAGCACATCAAAGATGATAAGACCGATGACTTCCAGAAGCGGTACATCCTCAAGAGGGACAATGCCAGCCTCGACCGGGACGACGGCATG ATGCGCATGCGGCTAAAGGACGACCGCAGAAGCAAATCCATAGAGGAGCGTGAGGAGGAGTACCAGCGGGCAAGAGACAGGATATTCGCACAAGAT GGTACCGAGGCCTTCCCACTAGACAGGAG GATCCAGGAGAATGAAATCACTAACGGCACGCAACAGAGACGCCAGATTTTTAG GCTGAAGGACGGACGGTCGGCCAGCAGCCGGCAGAGCAGCTCCGAAAATGAGCCTCGGTACTCAGAGCTGCGGCCCTGGAGCAGTACGGACTCCGACAGTTCGGGCCGCATTCTGAAGCCGGCCATGACCAAGGCCGGCAGCTTCAGTGGCATCTCGGTACTGATCCGGGGTGACAGCTCAGGCAGCAGCAGGGGTGCCGGCCGGCTCTCCAAGACAG GTTCAGAGTCTTCTGGTAGTATAGGGTCATCCACGGGGTCGCTCTGTCGCTCTCAGCTGCCGGCCGCCCCCATCCTGGGCCGGACTGCCATACTTCCCACTCCCGGTGCCGGTGGCTCTGTGTGCTGTGAGGAAGGCAGGCCCGGCCTGGCTGTGGCTCCGGCTAGCACTGGCTACTATTTGCTTCAGCCAGCAGGGATGCCACCTGGCAGTGTTCTGGTGAACCCGCACACAG CAGGACAGCCCCCCCTGAACCCCGACCGCAGCACCGTGATGTACAGCCCCACTGTGCTCCAGCCACGAGCCCGGCTCCACCAGCCCCTGCCCCATCCGCATCAGCCGACGCACCACATGCTCCCGCAG CCTATGCGCCCACTGCAGCCATCAGCGCAGCCTGCCCAGTGCCCGGCCATCTCGTACCCCACTCAGCTCCTACCTGCCCCCCCTAACCAGCAAAACACTGTG GACAGCCTGGGTCCCCAGTTCGGCCACTTGAGCCTGGGTCGGCAACTGTCCTCCGAGGGGCCGGACGGCCATGCCGCCACGTACCCAGCCCCGCTGGTGCTCCATGCCCCCCAGGCAGGGGGCTACATGGGGGGTGTTCCCCCACAGCCTGTgcagcagcctctgccaccATTTCCGCAGGGATACATGCAGCAGCAGCCACCCATGCAGCAG GTGCCAGCATGCTATTGCGCTCCAGCCCAGTTCTCACACCCAGCCCAGCCGTACCGCACCACCACCCCCGTGCACTACAGCGGGTCGCAGAGCCAGAGCCTGATCCAGCCCAGCCAGCAGTCAG GCTGTCAGACTGTGATGCCAAACCAGCCCCATGGCTACCAGAGTGTGGTGGCGATGCAGCCTCCCCCGGGCCAGAACCTCGCCGGCTGCCAGCCCAGCAATATGGGAAGCCAGATGCAAGGCATGCTGCTGCACTATCCGTCTGCGCCGTCCTATCAG GTGCCTGTGCCCCAGCAGACAGTGGTCCTTCCCGGGCAGTCAGGCCAGGGGATTGTGCCCTCGCCCAGCGTGCAAGTGTACTACAGCGTGCTGCCGGCCGCCCAGCAGAGCACCATCAG CTCCTCGCTGGGCTTCCCGCCGTGTCCCCAGCAGATGGAGCCGACGACGTTCCCGCGGACCCCCCCAGCCTGTGGCGGGCAGCAGCACCCCCCCGAGCAGCAGCGCGCAG GTGGCTCCGCCCAACACGCAGCCAGTGTGGTCATGCTGCACCTAGCCCTGCCCCCAAGTCACCAGCCTCAGCCCCACTCGCCCCCTCACTGGAAATGCAACAAGCACCACAGCTTGGACTACCAGAGGGGCCCCAAACTCACAGAGTTCGCAGCTGTGGACACTTTGCAG AGCAGTCCCCCGCTGGGCAGCCCCGCCTCCTCTCCCACCCAGTCACCCGGCCCCGCCCACATCAGCAGCATCAAGAGTGTCCGTCCCGGCCTGGTCCCCATACCCATCATGCCCCAGTTTACCCAAGGCTTTGTCCCAGGACAGG GTGATGTGAGGTACCCCCTGCTGGGCCAGCCCCTCCAGTATAATGCCCCCGTGTGCCCCCCTTTACTGGCTGGCCCCCATGTGGTTCTAAACCACCAG CAGGGTCCCACGGGAGTCCGGCAGGGCGGCAGGGGGAAGAAGCCACCGAGGAGGGCAGTGTCTACAGATCTCAGT TGA